One region of Acidovorax sp. T1 genomic DNA includes:
- a CDS encoding SWIB/MDM2 domain-containing protein has protein sequence MATAKKAPAKAAPAAKAPATQAAAPAKKRTPNAAFMKALTPSPALAAVVGSAPLPRTEIISKLWVYIKANNLQDAANKRNINADAKLKELFGKPQVSMFELAGLIGKHVK, from the coding sequence ATGGCAACTGCAAAAAAAGCTCCGGCAAAAGCCGCTCCCGCAGCCAAGGCGCCCGCTACCCAGGCCGCCGCGCCCGCCAAGAAGCGCACACCCAATGCCGCCTTCATGAAGGCGCTCACGCCCAGCCCCGCGCTGGCCGCCGTGGTGGGCTCGGCACCGCTGCCGCGCACGGAGATCATCAGCAAGCTGTGGGTCTACATCAAGGCCAACAACCTGCAGGATGCCGCCAACAAGCGCAACATCAATGCAGACGCCAAGCTCAAGGAACTGTTCGGCAAGCCGCAAGTGTCGATGTTCGAACTGGCCGGCCTGATCGGCAAGCACGTCAAGTAA
- the infC gene encoding translation initiation factor IF-3 — MAIATEFRDRRHREERKHRLNREIMAPEVRLSGPENEPLGVVSLMEALRMAGELDVDLVEIAATANPPVCRLMDYGKFKYQEQKRAAEAKAKQTVIEIKEVKFRPGTDDGDYNIKMRNIRRFLADGDKCKITLRFRGREITHQELGLALLNRIRDELADSIIIEQFPKLEGRQMIMMIAPGKKKPTAKPVAETASVSGTSA; from the coding sequence ATAGCCATCGCTACTGAATTTCGTGATCGTCGCCACCGTGAAGAGCGCAAGCACCGCCTGAACCGTGAAATCATGGCCCCCGAAGTCCGTCTTTCCGGGCCTGAGAATGAGCCTTTGGGAGTGGTGAGCTTGATGGAAGCCCTGCGCATGGCGGGCGAGTTGGATGTGGATCTGGTGGAAATCGCCGCGACGGCGAATCCGCCAGTGTGCCGCCTGATGGACTATGGCAAGTTCAAGTACCAGGAACAAAAGCGTGCTGCCGAAGCCAAGGCCAAGCAGACGGTCATCGAGATCAAGGAAGTCAAATTCCGTCCGGGTACGGACGATGGCGACTACAACATCAAGATGCGCAACATTCGCCGTTTTTTGGCGGATGGAGACAAGTGCAAGATCACGCTGCGGTTTCGCGGCCGTGAAATTACGCACCAAGAACTCGGTTTGGCTTTGCTGAACCGGATTCGTGATGAGTTGGCTGACAGCATCATCATTGAGCAGTTTCCCAAGCTGGAAGGCCGCCAGATGATCATGATGATTGCCCCTGGCAAGAAGAAGCCTACAGCCAAGCCGGTGGCAGAAACTGCTTCAGTTTCCGGCACTTCGGCCTGA
- the thrS gene encoding threonine--tRNA ligase: protein MIHITLPDGSQREFPGPVTVAEVAASIGSGLAKAALAGKIGDQMVDTSYQITADSPLSIITAKDADGLDVIRHSTAHLLAYAVKELFPDAQVTIGPVIENGFYYDFAYKRPFTPEDLVAIEKRMAELAAKDEPVVRRVLPRDEAVAYFKGLGEHYKAEIIASIPSNEDVSLYREGNFEDLCRGPHVPSTGKLKFFKLMKVAGAYWRGDHRNEMLQRVYGTAWATKDELQQYLTMLEEAEKRDHRKLGRELDLFHIDDHAPGVVFWHPKGWSVWQEVEQYMRRVYRDNGYQEVKGPQLLDKTLWEKTGHWDKYRDNMFTTESEKRDYALKPMNCPGHILIFKQGIKSYRDLPLRYGEFGQCHRNEPTGGLHGIMRVRGFTQDDGHIFCTEDQIQPEVLAFTRLLQKVYQDFGFTDIIYKVATRPEARIGSDEIWDKAEAALIDSLEASGCEYVLSPGEGAFYGPKIEYTLKDAIGRQWQCGTIQVDFSMPERLDAEYVGEDGARHRPVMLHRAIVGSLERFIGILIEQHAGALPVWLAPVQIAVLNITDAQGDYCREMAAKLQKALPHQDLRVALDLRNEKITYKIREHSLQKLPYILVAGDKEKAAGAVAVRGRGNRDLGVMSVEAFAELIAQDIASKV, encoded by the coding sequence ATGATTCACATCACGCTTCCCGACGGTTCACAGCGCGAGTTTCCGGGCCCCGTCACGGTGGCCGAAGTGGCAGCCTCCATTGGCTCGGGTCTGGCCAAAGCCGCATTGGCGGGGAAGATCGGAGACCAGATGGTAGATACCAGCTACCAGATCACGGCTGACAGTCCGCTGTCCATCATTACCGCCAAGGATGCCGATGGTCTGGACGTGATCCGCCACTCCACCGCCCACTTGCTGGCCTATGCCGTCAAGGAACTGTTTCCAGATGCGCAGGTCACCATCGGTCCGGTGATCGAAAACGGCTTTTATTACGACTTTGCCTACAAGCGCCCCTTCACGCCCGAAGACTTGGTTGCCATCGAAAAGCGCATGGCCGAACTGGCGGCCAAGGATGAGCCTGTGGTACGTCGCGTGTTGCCGCGTGATGAGGCAGTGGCGTACTTCAAGGGTCTGGGTGAGCACTACAAGGCAGAAATCATTGCCAGCATCCCCAGCAACGAAGACGTGAGCCTGTACCGCGAAGGCAATTTCGAAGATCTGTGTCGCGGCCCGCATGTGCCCAGCACCGGCAAGCTCAAGTTCTTCAAGCTCATGAAGGTGGCGGGGGCCTACTGGCGTGGTGATCACCGCAACGAAATGCTGCAGCGGGTCTATGGCACGGCCTGGGCCACCAAGGATGAATTGCAGCAGTATTTGACGATGCTGGAGGAGGCCGAAAAGCGCGACCACCGCAAGCTGGGGCGTGAGCTTGACTTGTTCCACATCGACGACCATGCGCCGGGCGTCGTGTTCTGGCATCCCAAGGGCTGGTCGGTGTGGCAGGAGGTAGAGCAGTACATGCGCCGCGTCTACCGCGACAACGGCTACCAGGAGGTCAAGGGCCCGCAACTGCTTGACAAGACGCTGTGGGAGAAGACCGGTCACTGGGACAAATACCGCGACAACATGTTCACGACCGAATCGGAAAAGCGCGACTATGCGCTCAAGCCGATGAACTGCCCCGGCCACATCCTGATCTTCAAGCAAGGTATCAAGAGCTACCGCGATCTGCCGCTGCGCTATGGTGAATTCGGCCAGTGCCACCGCAACGAGCCCACGGGCGGCTTGCACGGCATCATGCGTGTGCGCGGCTTCACGCAGGATGACGGGCATATTTTCTGCACCGAAGACCAGATTCAGCCCGAGGTGCTGGCTTTCACGCGCCTGCTGCAAAAGGTCTACCAGGACTTCGGCTTTACCGACATCATTTACAAGGTCGCTACGCGCCCCGAAGCGCGTATAGGCTCCGACGAGATTTGGGACAAGGCCGAGGCCGCGCTCATCGACAGCCTTGAGGCTTCTGGCTGTGAATACGTGCTTTCACCCGGTGAAGGCGCGTTCTATGGCCCCAAGATCGAGTACACGCTCAAGGACGCGATTGGCCGTCAGTGGCAGTGCGGCACCATCCAGGTGGACTTTTCCATGCCCGAGCGGCTGGATGCCGAGTATGTAGGGGAAGACGGCGCTCGCCATCGCCCCGTGATGCTGCACCGTGCCATTGTGGGCAGTCTGGAGCGTTTCATCGGCATCCTGATCGAGCAGCATGCCGGCGCGTTGCCTGTCTGGCTGGCGCCGGTGCAGATTGCGGTGCTCAACATCACCGATGCGCAGGGCGATTACTGTCGTGAAATGGCTGCAAAACTGCAAAAAGCACTGCCCCATCAAGACCTTAGGGTGGCGCTCGACCTGCGCAACGAGAAGATTACGTATAAAATACGCGAGCATTCGTTGCAAAAGCTGCCTTATATACTTGTCGCTGGTGACAAGGAGAAGGCAGCAGGTGCCGTCGCAGTGCGCGGCCGGGGCAATCGAGACCTCGGCGTGATGTCCGTTGAAGCGTTCGCAGAGTTGATCGCCCAGGACATCGCCTCCAAAGTGTGA
- a CDS encoding DMT family transporter: MNAPSRPIAYLCLALSMALVGSYVALSKPLAAALPVFLLAWLRFGIGGLAMVHWLKKPADEPPLTPQVRWLLFLESFLGNFLFTVCMIYGVSLTSAVTAGVIMAAIPAAVAVMSWAFLRERVAPRTWVAVACAVAGIALLSLSKSEHIAHAPQALDAKNTSNLVWLGQLLLVGAVVCEAAYSVIGKKLTGALGPKRITSLINVWGFALSTPLGLYMAWGFDFAAVGWATWLLLVFYALAACMWTVWLWMTGLKVVPAAQGGIFTVLLPVSAALVGVLVLGESFSGLQLLAFGIALASVLLATLPTRAALRVGQREGSGQQ; the protein is encoded by the coding sequence GTGAACGCCCCAAGCCGCCCTATCGCCTATCTGTGCCTGGCCCTGAGCATGGCACTGGTGGGCAGCTATGTAGCGCTGTCCAAGCCGCTCGCAGCCGCTTTGCCTGTGTTTCTGCTGGCCTGGTTGCGTTTTGGAATTGGCGGGCTGGCCATGGTGCACTGGCTGAAGAAGCCAGCCGACGAACCGCCACTCACGCCCCAGGTACGGTGGCTGCTGTTTCTGGAGTCCTTCCTGGGCAATTTCCTGTTCACCGTCTGCATGATCTATGGCGTCAGCCTGACCAGTGCCGTGACCGCAGGCGTGATCATGGCCGCCATACCGGCGGCCGTCGCAGTGATGAGTTGGGCCTTCCTGCGCGAACGCGTGGCGCCCCGCACTTGGGTGGCGGTGGCCTGTGCGGTGGCCGGTATTGCACTGCTTTCGCTATCAAAATCAGAGCATATTGCGCATGCACCACAAGCGCTAGATGCCAAAAACACTTCAAACCTTGTCTGGCTGGGGCAATTGCTTCTGGTGGGTGCCGTGGTCTGCGAAGCGGCGTATTCGGTCATCGGCAAGAAACTTACAGGGGCACTCGGACCCAAACGCATCACCTCGCTGATCAACGTGTGGGGGTTTGCGCTTTCCACCCCGCTGGGCCTTTACATGGCCTGGGGGTTTGACTTTGCAGCGGTAGGCTGGGCCACCTGGCTGCTGCTGGTGTTTTATGCGCTGGCCGCCTGCATGTGGACCGTGTGGTTGTGGATGACAGGCCTGAAAGTCGTGCCCGCCGCGCAAGGCGGCATATTCACCGTGCTGCTGCCTGTCAGCGCCGCCCTGGTGGGTGTGCTGGTGTTGGGCGAGTCCTTCTCGGGCCTGCAGTTGCTGGCGTTCGGCATTGCGCTGGCCAGCGTGCTGCTGGCCACCCTGCCCACGCGCGCGGCCTTGCGTGTGGGCCAGCGGGAAGGCTCAGGCCAACAGTGA
- the aceA gene encoding isocitrate lyase: MPQSLNEQLSREQQIAALEKDWAQNPRWKGVKRGYSAADVVRLRGSLPIEHTLAKRGAEKLWDKINGGAKKGYVNAFGAISAGQAMQQAKAGLEAVYLSGWQVAADGNTSETMYPDQSLYAYDSVPTMVRRINNTFKRADEIQWGRGINPGDKEFIDYFLPIVADAEAGFGGVLNAFELMKNMIQSGAAGVHFEDQLAAVKKCGHMGGKVLVPTQEACEKLISARFAADVMGVSTIVLARTDAEAANLITSDHDANDKPFLTGERTQEGFYRVKNGLEQAISRGVAYAPYADLVWCETGVPDIGFAREFAQAVHAACPGKLLSYNCSPSFNWKKNLDDKQIASFQEDLSALGYKYQFITLAGIHINWFNTFQFAHAYANGEGMKHYVNMVQEPEFAARDKGYTFVSHQQEVGAGYFDDVTTVIQGGSSSVKALTGSTEEEQFH; the protein is encoded by the coding sequence ATGCCCCAATCCCTGAACGAACAACTGAGCCGCGAACAGCAAATTGCCGCCCTGGAAAAAGACTGGGCCCAGAACCCCCGCTGGAAGGGTGTGAAGCGCGGTTACTCCGCCGCTGACGTGGTGCGCCTGCGCGGCTCGCTGCCCATCGAACACACGCTGGCAAAGCGCGGTGCTGAAAAGCTGTGGGACAAGATCAACGGCGGCGCCAAGAAGGGCTACGTCAACGCTTTCGGCGCCATCTCTGCCGGCCAGGCCATGCAGCAAGCCAAGGCAGGCCTCGAAGCCGTGTACCTGTCGGGCTGGCAAGTCGCCGCTGACGGCAACACCAGCGAAACCATGTATCCCGACCAGTCGCTGTATGCCTACGACTCGGTGCCCACCATGGTTCGACGCATCAACAACACCTTCAAGCGCGCCGACGAAATCCAGTGGGGCCGTGGCATCAACCCCGGCGACAAGGAATTCATCGACTATTTCCTGCCCATCGTGGCGGATGCAGAAGCCGGTTTCGGCGGCGTGCTGAACGCCTTCGAGTTGATGAAAAACATGATCCAGTCGGGCGCAGCAGGCGTGCACTTCGAAGACCAGCTGGCCGCTGTAAAGAAGTGCGGCCACATGGGTGGCAAGGTGCTGGTGCCTACGCAGGAAGCCTGCGAAAAGCTGATCTCCGCACGCTTTGCTGCTGACGTGATGGGCGTGTCCACCATCGTGCTGGCCCGCACCGATGCAGAAGCCGCCAACCTGATCACGTCCGACCACGATGCCAATGACAAGCCTTTCCTGACCGGCGAGCGCACGCAAGAAGGCTTCTACCGCGTGAAGAACGGCCTGGAGCAAGCCATCAGCCGTGGTGTTGCCTACGCTCCCTACGCCGACCTGGTGTGGTGCGAAACCGGCGTGCCAGACATCGGATTCGCCCGTGAATTCGCGCAGGCCGTGCACGCCGCCTGCCCCGGCAAGCTGCTGTCGTACAACTGCTCGCCATCGTTCAACTGGAAGAAGAACCTCGACGACAAGCAGATCGCGTCCTTCCAGGAAGATCTGTCGGCACTGGGCTACAAGTACCAGTTCATCACGCTGGCCGGTATCCACATCAACTGGTTCAACACCTTCCAGTTCGCCCATGCATACGCCAACGGCGAAGGCATGAAGCACTACGTGAACATGGTGCAAGAGCCTGAATTCGCAGCACGCGACAAGGGCTACACCTTCGTGTCGCACCAGCAGGAAGTGGGCGCAGGCTACTTCGACGACGTGACCACGGTGATCCAGGGCGGTTCGTCTTCCGTGAAGGCCCTGACGGGTTCGACCGAAGAAGAGCAGTTCCACTGA
- the rraA gene encoding ribonuclease E activity regulator RraA, translating to MTAPSSTAFSTCDFCDAHKGDGSGTFRVLPPVFQSYGGLAAFAGAVATVKCFEDNTLVKAAVDSPGQGRVLVVDGGGSLRRALVGGNLAAAAARNGWAGLVVDGCVRDVAELNAAAVGIRALGLMPLPTEKRNEGQRDVAVQIQGVWVRTGDWLYADADGIVVSARSLLA from the coding sequence ATGACAGCCCCTTCTTCCACGGCATTCAGCACCTGCGATTTCTGCGATGCGCACAAGGGCGATGGCAGCGGCACATTTCGCGTGCTGCCGCCCGTATTTCAGAGCTACGGCGGCCTGGCGGCCTTTGCCGGCGCCGTGGCAACGGTGAAGTGCTTCGAGGACAACACCCTGGTCAAGGCCGCAGTGGATTCCCCCGGCCAGGGCCGCGTGCTCGTGGTGGATGGCGGAGGCTCGTTGCGCCGCGCCTTGGTGGGCGGCAATCTGGCCGCCGCCGCTGCCCGCAATGGTTGGGCGGGGTTGGTGGTGGATGGCTGCGTGCGCGATGTTGCCGAGCTGAACGCCGCCGCCGTGGGCATACGCGCCCTGGGCCTGATGCCCCTGCCCACCGAAAAGCGCAACGAAGGCCAGCGCGATGTGGCGGTGCAGATCCAGGGCGTGTGGGTGCGCACTGGCGACTGGCTTTATGCGGATGCCGACGGTATCGTGGTCAGTGCCCGGTCACTGTTGGCCTGA